A stretch of Thermovenabulum gondwanense DNA encodes these proteins:
- the cas7i gene encoding type I-B CRISPR-associated protein Cas7/Cst2/DevR, protein MNKNGGITFTVVFEGMSLNYGESLGNISELKKLTRENKVYTYMSRQALRYEKFRFILENERCNLTPVTGNEQVIQFAKEANIKEYPEIDLFGYMKTSGQGQNSQNRTAVVKITPAISLEEYKNDIEFATNLNLAQRAVAQGIKANPNPFQLEQHKSLYTYTVSIDLDRLGRDFNEKGELLEEIDIQEKINRVNMILDAVKFLSRDIKGRKENLSPLFIIGGLYPIKNPFFLNRIKLVKNEEGYGIDSKLIKSTCELTLPDKNKVKDYTLIGILEGYFANEGEFKNLLQGSCGSIDFFFEALKDRTKKYYKEGTI, encoded by the coding sequence ATGAATAAAAATGGTGGAATTACATTTACAGTTGTCTTTGAAGGAATGAGCTTGAATTATGGAGAAAGTTTGGGGAATATTTCAGAACTAAAAAAACTTACGAGGGAGAATAAAGTTTATACATATATGTCGAGGCAAGCATTAAGATATGAGAAATTCAGATTTATTTTGGAAAATGAAAGATGTAACCTTACCCCGGTAACGGGAAATGAACAGGTGATCCAATTTGCAAAAGAGGCCAATATAAAGGAGTATCCTGAAATAGATTTATTTGGTTATATGAAAACATCGGGGCAAGGACAAAATTCACAAAATAGGACAGCCGTAGTTAAAATTACTCCTGCAATTTCTTTAGAAGAATATAAAAATGATATTGAATTTGCGACGAATCTAAATTTGGCTCAAAGGGCAGTTGCACAAGGAATAAAAGCAAATCCAAATCCGTTTCAGTTAGAGCAACATAAATCTTTGTACACATATACGGTTTCTATAGATTTAGATAGGCTCGGCAGAGACTTTAATGAAAAAGGAGAGCTTTTGGAAGAAATAGATATCCAAGAAAAAATTAATAGGGTTAATATGATTTTGGATGCGGTTAAATTCTTAAGCCGCGATATAAAAGGCAGGAAAGAAAATTTAAGTCCTTTATTTATAATAGGAGGTCTATACCCGATTAAAAATCCCTTCTTTTTAAATAGAATAAAGCTTGTAAAAAATGAAGAAGGTTATGGAATTGATTCGAAGTTGATAAAAAGCACGTGCGAACTAACTCTTCCAGATAAAAATAAAGTAAAGGATTATACTTTGATAGGAATTTTGGAAGGATATTTTGCTAATGAAGGGGAATTTAAGAATTTATTACAGGGTTCGTGCGGTTCTATTGATTTCTTCTTTGAGGCATTAAAAGATAGGACTAAAAAATATTATAAAGAGGGGACAATATAA
- the cas5b gene encoding type I-B CRISPR-associated protein Cas5b: MSLKVLKIKLYQPFANYRKPFSYGIVDSYPLPPPSTVKGWLHNVLGAKNGEYYEMAVSISGRFDSTVYDIQKIIKFDRIRKESNPNQILREYSSTVISSMVYVTNLIDVELCIYVNSKPEILERIQDNIYSSFWGLGRKEDLMRLDYIEIIETKTMDYFGYVQKQLPSYGMYLKQRTAEKLMVDGINFRLNYKYDKTSDNLRIFKNKRDVVYIDSLNLLEPSLIFNENVLVDEEDILIDLIGDEEYEN, translated from the coding sequence ATGTCTCTGAAAGTATTAAAAATAAAACTGTATCAACCTTTTGCAAATTATAGGAAGCCCTTTTCTTATGGAATTGTGGATTCATACCCCTTACCTCCTCCGTCTACGGTAAAAGGATGGCTTCATAATGTTCTCGGAGCAAAAAATGGTGAATACTACGAAATGGCGGTTTCGATTTCAGGGAGGTTTGACTCAACAGTATATGATATACAAAAAATTATCAAATTTGACAGAATTAGAAAAGAAAGCAACCCAAACCAAATATTAAGAGAGTATTCCTCTACAGTTATTTCATCGATGGTTTATGTTACGAATTTGATTGATGTGGAGCTTTGTATTTATGTAAATTCTAAACCGGAGATACTGGAAAGGATACAGGATAATATATATTCTTCTTTCTGGGGCCTTGGAAGGAAAGAAGACCTGATGAGATTAGATTATATAGAAATTATTGAAACAAAAACGATGGATTATTTTGGATATGTACAAAAGCAATTACCTTCCTATGGTATGTATTTAAAGCAAAGAACAGCTGAGAAGCTTATGGTTGATGGTATTAATTTTAGGCTTAATTATAAATATGATAAAACATCTGATAACTTGAGGATCTTTAAAAACAAAAGAGATGTTGTATATATAGATTCCCTTAATTTATTGGAGCCGTCTTTAATTTTTAATGAAAATGTTTTGGTTGACGAGGAAGATATACTTATTGATTTGATAGGTGATGAGGAATATGAAAATTGA
- the nagA gene encoding N-acetylglucosamine-6-phosphate deacetylase, which yields MRTLIKNGKIITPFEIVKNYCLAIENGKIVDLFEKKFVKEEFYDEIIDAEGNYVSFGFIDIHCHGASGYDVMDEGFKPLESIARFNLKNGVTSFFAAVMTGPVEKIRYSLKNITIYISSQQRNEVCRDKASILGIYLEGPYFSPTKKGAQPEEYLKKPDKEEMASFLEDSHHFIKVVSLAPELVGALEVIKYLKKEEVVIALGHTDASYEETKRALLLGASLATHTFNGMRGFNHREPGALGAFLTEEGVYCELIADCVHVNPAAMKMLVKVKGTDKIILITDSMMAAGLSDGEYLLSGQKVMVKNGTATLPDGTLAGSTLTLNRAIYNMVYEVGVSLQDAVKMATLNPAKALKLTGKGSIEPGNDADLVIFDENINVVKVIKS from the coding sequence TTGAGGACACTTATTAAAAATGGAAAAATAATTACTCCGTTTGAGATTGTAAAAAATTACTGTCTTGCCATAGAAAACGGGAAAATTGTAGACCTTTTTGAAAAAAAGTTCGTTAAAGAGGAATTTTACGATGAGATAATAGATGCAGAAGGAAATTACGTATCTTTTGGGTTCATCGATATTCACTGCCACGGCGCTTCGGGATATGATGTGATGGATGAAGGCTTTAAGCCCCTGGAAAGTATAGCAAGGTTTAACTTAAAAAACGGCGTTACTTCCTTTTTTGCAGCTGTAATGACAGGGCCGGTTGAAAAAATAAGGTATTCCTTAAAAAATATCACCATTTATATATCTTCCCAGCAAAGAAATGAGGTCTGTAGGGACAAAGCTTCTATCCTGGGGATTTATTTGGAAGGCCCTTATTTTTCTCCGACAAAAAAAGGGGCACAGCCCGAAGAATATTTAAAGAAGCCTGATAAAGAAGAAATGGCTTCCTTTCTTGAAGATTCCCATCATTTTATAAAGGTTGTTTCCCTTGCTCCCGAACTGGTAGGAGCTCTGGAGGTGATAAAATATTTAAAAAAAGAAGAGGTTGTAATTGCCCTCGGGCATACCGATGCAAGTTACGAGGAAACCAAAAGGGCATTGTTATTGGGTGCAAGCCTTGCTACCCATACATTTAACGGTATGAGAGGTTTTAATCACAGAGAGCCCGGAGCCCTGGGGGCGTTTTTAACGGAGGAAGGAGTCTACTGTGAACTGATTGCCGACTGCGTACATGTAAATCCAGCTGCAATGAAGATGCTTGTAAAAGTAAAAGGAACCGATAAAATAATATTAATCACCGATTCCATGATGGCAGCGGGACTTTCCGACGGCGAATATCTTTTATCCGGGCAAAAAGTAATGGTTAAAAACGGTACAGCAACCCTTCCCGACGGCACCTTAGCCGGCTCTACCCTTACTTTAAACCGGGCAATATACAATATGGTATATGAGGTAGGCGTAAGCCTTCAGGATGCGGTAAAAATGGCCACATTGAATCCGGCAAAGGCCTTAAAACTTACCGGAAAGGGGAGCATTGAACCGGGGAATGATGCTGACCTGGTGATTTTCGATGAAAACATAAATGTAGTGAAGGTTATAAAATCATAA
- the cas8a1 gene encoding type I-B CRISPR-associated protein Cas8b1/Cst1 yields MERVYLSDWAYNAGIIGFLEIILDGEDIDKQNIIKIGDNYIEFDRSSLSGFSEKFFKKAYERYPRTDEVITSAKKIYEDILNDKLNNETKEELNKLKRRVAGFSKLSKALDNEEIKLSPKYSEDEAIMYLNKIVEILDNNKSEFMENDVKTYLAAISSICGQKSFLQNNVTDKLLERFKEDFEQPIIDESNEYDRNNSCLICGQRKAKRDAMLDTGLVSFLGANKDNKNFFWNFKPKLPICEICELIYFSIFAGLTEFRFGQNKKYYFVDKSESVKELYYSNKLFMELMRKEENLLKEKGILNFLNDYILMKLKEESKFSLANISFIEIDLSASFPKVYGFNISRQKAQFITSNYKILEKLTGCNYKIKDTVNYIFGSFMNSILNNTLNYQYLGMLEQIFINSLKPNPSYSTNLTSYKLQLFNLLSFKYIKIFKRGEQNMDERRLWRMYFFGQELKNLFIERKSQNKISSLAYRLISALRVGDINTFMNLIIRTYMSFEKEVPSLFVSCINNEEDYCALGYSFVNGLLGQDKEDFNNKEEEF; encoded by the coding sequence ATGGAAAGAGTATACTTGAGTGATTGGGCATATAATGCAGGGATTATAGGCTTTCTTGAAATAATACTGGATGGGGAAGATATTGATAAACAAAATATTATAAAGATTGGAGATAATTATATAGAATTTGACAGGAGTAGTTTATCCGGTTTTTCTGAAAAGTTTTTCAAAAAGGCTTATGAAAGATATCCCAGAACTGATGAAGTAATTACTTCAGCAAAAAAAATCTACGAAGATATTTTAAATGATAAATTAAATAATGAAACAAAAGAAGAATTGAATAAATTGAAAAGAAGGGTTGCTGGTTTTAGTAAATTAAGTAAAGCCCTGGATAATGAAGAAATAAAACTTAGCCCAAAATACAGTGAAGACGAAGCGATTATGTATTTAAATAAAATAGTGGAGATATTGGACAATAATAAAAGCGAGTTCATGGAAAATGATGTTAAAACCTATCTTGCCGCTATAAGTTCTATTTGCGGACAAAAGAGTTTTCTTCAAAATAATGTAACCGATAAACTTTTAGAAAGATTTAAAGAAGATTTTGAACAACCTATTATAGATGAATCAAATGAATATGATAGAAATAATTCTTGTCTTATTTGTGGACAAAGAAAGGCAAAGAGAGATGCTATGCTTGACACAGGGCTTGTGAGCTTTCTTGGAGCAAATAAAGATAACAAAAACTTTTTCTGGAATTTTAAGCCTAAACTACCTATTTGTGAAATCTGCGAGTTAATATATTTTTCTATCTTTGCAGGGTTAACCGAATTTAGATTCGGCCAGAATAAAAAATACTATTTTGTGGATAAAAGCGAATCTGTTAAAGAACTTTATTATTCAAACAAGCTTTTTATGGAACTGATGAGGAAAGAAGAGAATTTGTTGAAAGAAAAAGGTATATTAAATTTTCTTAATGATTATATTCTTATGAAGCTTAAAGAAGAAAGCAAATTTTCCCTTGCTAATATCTCCTTTATAGAAATTGATTTATCCGCAAGTTTCCCAAAGGTTTATGGTTTTAACATATCAAGGCAAAAAGCTCAATTTATTACTTCGAATTATAAAATTTTGGAAAAGTTAACGGGGTGTAATTATAAAATAAAGGATACGGTTAACTATATATTTGGAAGTTTTATGAATAGCATTTTAAACAATACCCTTAATTACCAGTATTTAGGAATGCTTGAACAAATTTTTATCAATTCGCTTAAACCAAATCCATCCTATAGTACAAATTTAACCTCTTATAAACTACAATTGTTTAATTTGCTTAGTTTTAAATATATAAAAATTTTTAAGCGAGGTGAACAAAATATGGATGAAAGGCGACTATGGCGTATGTACTTTTTTGGGCAAGAACTTAAGAACTTGTTTATTGAAAGGAAAAGCCAAAATAAGATATCATCATTGGCTTACAGGTTGATATCCGCATTGAGAGTAGGGGATATAAATACCTTTATGAATCTAATCATTAGAACTTATATGAGTTTTGAAAAAGAAGTGCCTTCTTTGTTTGTCTCATGTATTAATAATGAAGAAGACTACTGTGCATTAGGATATAGTTTTGTAAATGGGTTATTAGGACAAGATAAAGAAGATTTTAATAATAAGGAGGAGGAATTCTGA
- the cas6 gene encoding CRISPR-associated endoribonuclease Cas6, which produces MRFTAIFSTDKLPQANNMLFVSLMKEAIQKSNPEYYEKIYFYDGKKNKRPKNFCFSIFVKDFEVMDEFYHIKDKIFLNISTPDYECGVNIYNGLLKIKNFNYKNFYLNREKIFLVREKKINDNQVVFKTLSPILIKDKNNNFLEPKNEKFNEEMNYICNEILRNYRGIGLKRPLTFQDISLRKKVVKQEIEGFTQITGKKIFYANAYAGLFKLEGDVSDLDDLYKLGIGFRRSQGFGMIEVV; this is translated from the coding sequence TTGAGATTTACTGCTATTTTTAGTACCGATAAGCTTCCTCAAGCAAATAATATGCTATTTGTAAGCTTGATGAAGGAGGCCATTCAAAAAAGTAATCCCGAATATTATGAAAAGATATATTTTTATGATGGCAAAAAAAATAAACGGCCTAAAAATTTTTGCTTCTCGATTTTTGTAAAAGATTTTGAAGTGATGGATGAATTTTACCATATAAAAGATAAAATATTCTTGAACATAAGTACTCCCGACTATGAATGTGGAGTAAATATTTACAATGGCCTTCTTAAAATCAAAAATTTTAATTATAAAAATTTCTATCTTAATAGAGAAAAGATATTTTTAGTAAGAGAAAAAAAGATCAATGATAATCAAGTAGTTTTTAAAACGCTTTCACCAATTTTAATAAAAGATAAAAACAACAATTTTTTAGAACCTAAAAATGAAAAATTTAATGAGGAAATGAATTATATATGTAACGAAATATTAAGGAATTACAGAGGCATTGGGCTAAAAAGACCTTTAACATTTCAAGATATTTCTCTAAGAAAGAAAGTAGTGAAACAGGAAATTGAGGGTTTTACTCAGATCACCGGGAAAAAGATTTTTTATGCAAATGCATATGCAGGCCTATTTAAATTAGAAGGTGACGTAAGTGACCTTGATGACCTTTACAAATTAGGTATAGGTTTCAGGCGTTCTCAGGGATTTGGGATGATCGAGGTGGTATAA